A part of Thermodesulfobacteriota bacterium genomic DNA contains:
- a CDS encoding MFS transporter, whose protein sequence is MPTIPQPGSKWGVFVIVACGVFMATLDSSIVNIALPSIMASLHAPLHRTEWVVMIYLVTISASLLWWGALSDAWGRRGLYSLGMLLFAAGSLACALAASIGWLIAARWLQALGAAMMMAIGPAIIGETFPKNETGRAFGLIGVVVSWGLMTGPALGGFLVEHFSWRAIFLVTVPVGLVFSLLARAQLPAPVLRPHTGGFDWRGACLWG, encoded by the coding sequence ATGCCCACCATTCCCCAGCCCGGCTCCAAGTGGGGCGTCTTCGTCATCGTGGCCTGCGGCGTCTTCATGGCCACCCTGGACAGCTCCATCGTCAACATCGCCCTGCCCAGCATCATGGCCAGCCTGCACGCCCCGTTGCACCGCACCGAGTGGGTGGTGATGATCTATCTGGTCACCATCTCCGCCTCTCTCCTCTGGTGGGGGGCGCTGTCCGACGCCTGGGGCCGGCGGGGGCTCTACAGCCTCGGCATGCTGCTGTTCGCGGCCGGCTCCCTGGCCTGTGCCCTGGCGGCCAGTATCGGCTGGCTCATCGCCGCCCGCTGGCTGCAGGCCCTGGGGGCGGCGATGATGATGGCCATCGGTCCGGCCATCATCGGTGAGACCTTCCCCAAGAACGAGACCGGCCGGGCCTTCGGTCTGATCGGCGTCGTCGTTTCCTGGGGGCTCATGACCGGGCCGGCCCTGGGCGGCTTTCTGGTGGAGCACTTCTCCTGGCGCGCCATCTTCCTGGTGACCGTGCCGGTGGGGCTGGTTTTTTCCCTGCTGGCCCGGGCCCAGCTGCCGGCACCGGTGCTCCGCCCGCACACCGGCGGCTTCGACTGGCGGGGCGCCTGCCTGTGGGGGAT